The genomic DNA TGATTTTCAACAAATGGTGCCCATAAAAATTTAATCGCCCAGAATATTCCAGCCAATGGAACTAACGAAATAAGTTCAAGTGGTAACCCTAGATTTTTTAATAATGTGGGTATAGCATGAAAGGTTAATCCAATAGGAATACCTTGAACAAAGTAGAGGCAGCAAATAACGAGTATAAATGCATTTTTACTCTTTGGTCTACATTCATAATCGTCAACCGTATTATGACTATTAGAGGTTTTCATGGAAAAAATCCTTATCCTATTTTTAATATATCTCTACTAGGTTTTATAAATTAATCATTTAAACAATAAAATTATGCTGTAATTATCACCCAAAGTAAACGATAATGCCTATCATTACTGTAGTTGTGATTGATAAATATGACATCTTGCTTTTCTGACACAAAAACTAACATTGAAATAGCGGAGTTAGACACTCTCTGTCCTAGATTTGTCCAAAAGCCAGCCATCTATACATTTGAATACAAAGACATTAAGCTTGAAGCTCTATTAATAAGTTTTGATATGAATGCATTCCAACCGTTTTTTTACCAAAGACTTAACATTATTTATACTCCACAACTTCAGAAGTCCGTAACTAAGAGACAGGCTGAATTTCTTGCTGGCCGTTTGTGTGTGAAATTACTCATGCACCGTCTTCTTGGCTACTCTACTCCAGTCCCTATATCCCCTGACCGCTCGCCTTCTTGGCCGGTGGGAGTCACGGGTTCGATCTCACACAGTAATAATCATGCTATTGCAACACTCACGCAGAATCAGAATAAAAAAACGAACATTTCATTAGGGGTTGATATTCAGGAAATAATAACGTCAGAGCAAAGTGATCATATTCATACATTAATTTCCACTCCTAATGAAATAGCACTACTACAAAAAAATGGACTCTCTTTAAAATGCGCTACGACTCTATTATTTTCAGCTAAAGAGGCCATTTATAAATCCATTTATCCACATATAAAGGAAATCATTGGTTTTAATTCAGTAGCACTTATTGAGCTAAATATAACTGAACAAAAACTGACGTTTTCACCTTCCATAACCCTTTGCAAGCAATTTGGTATAAGCCGAAATATTTATTGTCAGTACCGAAATACTGAAGATTCCAACGCCATTATTACTTTTTGCATCTATCAACAATAAAGACGCACTAAGCCGCCAATAAGGCTTATCTAGCTCTCATTGGCGATTCAGTAATGACTCTCAGTACTTTTGGTCACTCTATACAGCTAAATGCCAACTCTGAGCTTGTTGTTGCAAATTCCATAGCTCACAATAAAGTGATTGATTATTAAGCAGCTGACAGTGTTCACCTTGCTCAATAATCTTACCTTTGTCCAATACAAGGATATGATCAGCATATTGAATGGTGGTTAATTTATGGGCAATAACTAACACTGTTTTTTCTTGAACTAAAGCCTGCATTGCAATTTGAATATCTCGCTCATTTTCTGGATCTAAAGATGCCGTCGCTTCATCAAGTATAACGAAAGGTGCATCTTTAAGAAGTGCCCGAGCAATGGATAGCCGCTGCTTTTCTCCTCCGGATAAATGCATACCTCCCGCACCAATTTCAGTGTCCAACCCCAGATCCATGTCCAACACTAGATTTTTTAGTTTCGCTAATTCAATCACACGCCAGAGCTCTTCATCACTTGCATCGGCCTTAGCCACACGCAAATTATTAGCTAACGTATCATTGAAAATATAGTTGGATTGAAAAACAATACTAAGATGCCGTAACCAATACTCCACTGGCATATTAGCAATATCGACCTTCCCCGTGCCTATACCCACAGAAATTTCACCAGAATCAAGTTGCCAAAAACGTGCTATCAGTGAAGCTATCGTTGATTTTCCCGAGCCAGAAGGTCCCACCAATGCTGTGACTTTATTACTAGGAATAGACAAATCCAAGTTTTCAAAAAGAGGTTGCTGTCCACCTGGATAAGAAAAATTCACGTCCTTAAAAGTAATCGTCATATCATCTAATTTGGGTTGGCTATCACCATGTTGTAACGTCGGCTGATCTAAAACATCATTCACTCGATTTACAGCAAGATCCAAATAATTAAGTTCCGCCAAAAACATCGACATATTCAGCAAGGGCCTAAAAAAGCGCACAGCAGCGATCAGAAAGAGTAAAACTTCAGGCAAAGCGATTGTTTGCTCTAGCCATGCCCAAGTAAGTGCCACCAGCAACACCATAAGCCCAGCTTCCACCAACACGTTAAAACTGTATACTGGCCACACCGCAGCTTTCTCGGCTTTTAATGATTGCTGTTGAGTTGCCGTTAATACATCATCCAATCGTGAAAATGCTTTTCCCATCATGCGGTATGACTTTAGCTCTTTTAGCCCATCCATATACTCCATAACGGCATCATTCAATTGATGCATTAAATACTGCATGTGGCTTTGCCATTTACGAGCATAAGCACGCGTTAATAAGTAAGCAAGACAAGCTAAAGGTAAAGTGGACATCATAGCCACTCCCATTCGCCAATCTTTTAACAATAAGCCTAGAGCGAAAAAGCACAGCACCGATGTAGTTGCGATAATAGGCGCATAGAGGTGTGTAAAAATACGCTCTATCATATCAATATCTTTAAGTAGCGTATTATTAACACTGCCGAAATCCGTTCGCTGGAAGAAACCCATTGGCATTTTTCTTAAATGTTCTCCCAGCTGTTGACGGATTTTTTTACCAGCATCAAAACCAATCAGGGAAATGTCTAGATGAATAATTCGGACTAAATACACACGAACTATCATCATTCCCGCGCACCCTAACACCAACATAAATTGATGCTGAAGATTAGGCGTATCAGACAACATATCAAGCAAAATATAATAAAGAAAACCATATGGGGCCGATGCAAAAAAAGCATCAACGACGGTTAAGAAGACAGTCCGATTAAGTCCATCTAGAGAGGTACCCGTTAACCGCTTAAGTGTGTTAATTCTCAACATTTATTCGACTCCCTCGAGAGTTGACGGTGTTTTTATCTCAGAGCCTTTAACTGACGGCCCCAAACGCCATACTTTTGTTTCTTGATGCGCTTGCCACATCGATTGGTATAAAGTGCAATCTTTCAACAGCTCAGTGTGAGTGCCTTCTGATACTACGCGGCCACTTTCCATCACAACAATTTTATCAACATGCGTTAACGTATTGAGTCTATGAGCAATAACCAACACAGTTCTGCCCTGCATTAAACTCGATATAGCTTGTTGAATTCTGACTTCATTGCGAGCATCTGCGTACGCCGTCGCTTCATCTAAAATAAGAATCGGGGCATCTTTCGCCACAGCTCTCGCTACGGCAATTCTCTGTGCTTGCCCGCCACTTAAGCTTCCTTGACCAATTTTGGTCTCATAACCATCAGGTAATTCTAAAATAAAATCATGTGCACAAGCTGCTTTAGCTGCATTTATGATGTCTTCATCGGATAAGGCTTCATTCCCCATTCGAATGTTTTCTTTTATGCTCTGCTCAAAGATATAAACATCTTGGAAAACAAAACTCACTAACGACATCAGTTGATCAAGCGAATAACAAGTAATCTCTTTACCACCAATGGATATGTCTCCACTCTGGTATTCAAAAAAGCGGGGAATTAACTGAGCAACTGTTGTTTTACCAGCCCCCGAAGGGCCGACAATCGCGGTAATTTCCCCTTGGTTTACCGAAAGAGAGACATCATCAAGCGTTTTTCTTGATGAGTTATCATGCTGAAAACTGACATGGTTAAAACAAATATTAGTATGAGAAATAACTTGATATTGATCGCCTTCAGATTGAGGTTTTATCTGACAAAATATCTTTATTTTTTCTACACCTTTCAGCATTTCACTGAACATGCCACCAAATTGAATTAAGTTATAAAGCGGCTCCATTAAGCCCACACCCAATAACATAAATATAAATAACGTTGATAAAGTCACATCCCCTTGCGAATAAAGCCAAACCCCGACAGGTAATAAAAACAAAAAACCAAGGTCGAGAGATAGCTTAAAGAGCGATGCCGGTGTTTTTGTATCAACTAACCAACGAGTCACTAATTTATGATGCTCATCAACAGCACTACGGTACTTCTGATGAGAGTCAACCGTCATATTAAATGCTTTTACCACAGGAATAGAGGCGACAAAATCAACAACACTAATATGTAGGTTTGAAACAACTCTATGGTATTCCTCAACACGTAGGTTAAACCCCTTAAACATTAACGCTTGTAAGCTCAGTGCAATAGGCAGTGGCAGCAACACTAAAATAGCTAGTCGCCAATCAATATAAATAAGTAACAACGCTGCAACGATAGGACTTACTATAGCTGCTGCCATATCGGGTAAATGATGAGCAACAAAGGTTTCAATTCTATCAACATCGTCTGAAATGATTTTCTTCATTGATGCTGACGCTTGCTTATTACTTTCGCCTAGAGATAAGCGACCAACGCTATCAACAACATGTTGTCGCAGTTCGAATAAGAGCTGAAATGCCGCTTTATGCGACAATAATCCAGATGCTAATTGTAAACCCATTTTGGCTAAAAGCGCCGCTCCGGTTAGCAATACTAATTGCCATACAGTATCAGAATTAGTAATTGTATCCGTGATAAAACCATCCACCAGCTGATAGATAATCATATATGGGACAATAGTAAGCAGCGAGTAAGCAACAGCTAATAACATTGATAAACATAGCTTACGGCGTTGATTGACGACCAGTTCCATCAACCATGAAAACGGCGTTCCTTTCATTTTATTAACCTTAGACAGTTAGATGAGAAACTATATCCCCCCCTATAAAGATATGGGGGGGAGTATTTACCATTTAAGATTAACTGTTGCACCGACTGTAAGAGGATCTCCAGAGCGACCGTACCATTTCTGGTTTGCACCATCTCCCATAGGGAAAGCACGTGTTAGATACTTTTCATCTAAGACGTTTTTAGCCCATAAAGTAACGTCTAATCGATCGCTGGTATATCCAGTTCTTAAATTAAGGATACCGTAGGCGTCTTGCTTATTTTCATTAGCATTATCGAAATAGAAGTCACCTGTTACATTGTAGTCCGTGTAAACAAAGTAATTCTCAAGGAAGTTATAATCTATACCTAGGCTGTACGTGTATTTAGGGGCATTTGCTGGGCGATTGCCCGTATAATCCGTTTCACCAATAACATTACCGGTATTATCATAAGACTTGGCAGCAAAATCAGTAAAGTGTGCATCATTATAACCGCCATTCACCCATGCCGTTAAACCAGGTTGAATTAACCATGATAGTTCAGCTTCAATACCTCGACTTACAGTACTACCTGCATTTTGGGTAAAGGATTTAGGATATAATTGCTGTTCAACTTGCTGATCCTCCCAGTCAATCCAGAATACAGCAGAGTTGAAGCGAACACGGTTATCAAACCACTCACTTTTCATCCCTAACTCATAGTTCATAGTGTATTCAGGGTCGAATTTAGGTGACATATTTGGCGGCGTTAACATATTAAAACCGCCACTTTTGTAACCACGAGATATACTTGCGTACATCATAACATCGTTCGTTGCGTAATAGTTTAAGCCTACTTTAGGTAGCCATTCATTAAAGTTAGCCTCATCATCCCCCTGAGTATTCGGGAAGCCCATGTTCCATAGGTCGGTATAATTAAATTTAACTTTTTGATAATCAAATCTTAAACCCGCTATTGCTTCCCATTTTTCAGCAAATTGATAGTTCACATTGCCAAACAGAGCATAGTTACTGACTTTCATCTCTGTTTTTGTTGTGTTGAACATATTGAAAGCTTTCATGTTCATATCAATGTTGTTTTTCGCTGTTTCGTTAAAGTAATAAAAACCGCCAACCCAACGCAAATCACGTTCATCACTCGAACTAAACCTAAGCTCTTGAGTTACACGTGATATTTTCGAATCTATATAGAGTTCCTGCCCATCAGCCTGAGTGAAATCTAAGTCTTGATTATCGACTTTGTCTTCTGTGGTGTAAGCAGTGATAGAAGTGATGTCAAAATTATCTGCAGCGTAAGTAGCACGTATTGAACTAGTATAAATATCGGCTTTAGCATCACCTTTGAAGTTTGAATATACCTTATGGCTATCTTTTTCTATATTATCGAGGGATGCAAAAGACATATTTCCATTTCGACGGTTTTGAGCATCAACTGTAGCAATAATATCCCATGGCTGATCTATCGGCATCCACCTTACTTTAAGGCGGCCATTAAAGTCTTTTACCTTATTAACATCATCTTTATTGTCATAATCACGAGTAAAATAGCCATCATTTTTTGAATATTGTAAAGCAGTTCGATAAGCCCATTCGTCACTATTTCCTATTGCCCCACCTGAAATTATTGTCCCTTTTAATTGATTATAATTCCCGTAAGTTAGGCCTGCACTCCCTTCCGTAAAAAGATCTGGATCTTTAGTATGAATACTAATAACACCTGATGATGCATTTCTTCCATATAAAGTACCTTGTGGGCCACGTAATACTTCAATTCGTTCAATATCTAATAACTCCGTATCAAAAGTTTGATACATGGCACCATCAATTAAGAATAAAACAGATTGAGATCCTTCCATTGTCGGCGTTATTCCCCGCATAGAAAGGAAACTAGCATCAGAAGGATTGCCTGCTTTTATCATTGATACATTAGGGGTTCTTTTTACAATATCGAACGTATTTTCTAATCCTGCCCTTTCTACTTCATAATCAGTTAACACTGAAACACTTAGTGGTGTTTTTTGAGATTCAGCTGTCATTTTCTCAGCTGTTATTACAATAGTTTCTAACTGATTATCATCATTTTCAGCGGCAACTACCGCTAATGAACTAAGAGAAAGGCCAACTGCCAAAGCGAGCTTTGTGTAATTGAAATTCATGCTTTTATCCTTATAGAACACAAATTACTAATAAATAAAATGCCAACTAAAGCAGTCATGAATACTATATTAGTCAATTATGATTATTTGTTATGGCATTCCGCTACGCATAGTAAGCCCTTCCCATTTATAAAGCAATGCAAATGAGAATCGATATCATTATTAATAACTAATAAATAAGTTCTCTCTACAACAAACAAACCGAGGAGGCGGCAACAAAACACAAACAAAGATGCAGCATCATCGGGATTTTTGAAATATAAAACCCATCTTATAAAAGATTTTGGAATTTAAATTAATATGAAGTGCGTTGTGAACTTGGATAAAATAGGAGTGTAAAATTCATGACCTCAGTTATTTTTTGATAAAACGAAAGCTAGGGTTAAAGCTAATGTGAAAATGAAAGTTCTGCCCAATACATCCCCGTGGATTCAAACTTAAAATATCGCAGCTTATGCTAAATAGTTATACTTAATTAACTACATTATCAATTAATCATTCACTGCATGTTGACTATGCCAAGCATCAAGTAACTCCTTACCGTAAACAATTTCAATATTCATATGCATGAACAAAAGTAACATTACTAATAACGAACAAGTTACATTTAACCAAAAAGTTGCTTTTTCTCGAACTGTATCATAGGTGAATATATTGATAGAAATAAGAATGAAAGGGTAACAGATTAACAATAAAATAAAGCCGCCTAGGTAATTTGATATCGCCATCTGAGTCATGATCTACCCTCTCTATCTACAGATAGAATCACATTAGTACAGTTCTCAACTAGGAGGTACTTCACTGACATTTATCATTCAGTTGTTAGACCAAGATAACAATCTTTTTACGATAAATGGAACAAGATAACGCTGAACATATGGTACGTCACGACTACTCAGTTCAAGCGCCCCCATGAGCGTTTTACTCTTGCATAAGTTAGCCATTAAATTAGCGATAAGAAATATTGCTTTTTTCACCGGTTGCGAGTACATATAGGACGATTTTTAAATAGGCGACTAGATTGCGTAGGCTCTGAGATTGCATAAGCTACTAGAGAAATTCCCCATCTTCATAACACTCCTGACAGTATTGCTATTTAGCCATGCTGAGAGTGCTATTGAACGCAGTTTTTCTCAAAGTCCTTATACCATCACAAGCCCAACACAAGCACCTGACGCATCAAACGATACGTTAATACTGCGCAGTGCTAACATGCGACTCTCATCGCAGCCCGAGCAACCACCAGCGAAGGACCCTCTCCAGTGGCCTTTAGCTATTCTGACTATTGCTTCATTAATTCAGCTTTCACGTTCTGTTCGCTGGATCCCGCGTGGTTACCTTTCTTTTGATAATCACCGCATTGCAGGCTGGCATGACAGTAACCTGCAGTTTCGTTTCATTCATTCCCGCTGATCGTTCCACTATCCCACTTATAACATTCTTATTTTTTGTTGGTATATTGGAGCATCTATGTTTGAAGCTACCCAAGAAGTACTGGTTGCAATTTGGCACCAAGACTTCAGTGTGCTGCTCGCCCCGGGCAGTGCGATCTTAATTTATATTCTTGTAACGCTTTTTATTGGGTTAGAAAGTAGTTTTTTACCTGCCGCTCCCTTGCCTTGCGACAGTATCGTCGTGTTAACCGGCACCTTGGCGGCCGTTGGTGTATTGAACCCTTTTATCGCCTTTCCTTTGCTGATCATTGCAGCATCTCTTGGCAGTTGGCTCGCTTATTCACAAGGTCGATGGCTTAACCGATTGCCTATCGTCCAATCATGGCTAGATAAAATTCCAGATGCGAGCATGCGCACCGTTGACACTTTACTGACTCGTCATGGGCTCATTGCGCTATTTTCAGCCCGCTTTATTCCTGGGGTTCGTTGTGTACTGCCAATGGCTATGGGGATGAGAGCGAAGGAAATGCCGCGTTTTCATTACTTTGCATGGCTAAGCGCCACTATGTGGGTCGGTTTGCTGTGTGGTATTGGTTTTCTTTTACCATCGTTACCTGAGCCTATCAGCCGCCTTGCAACGATGGCGCTAATGGCTGCGCCTGTTATTACTTTGTGTTTAGCCATTTTATCTTTTATTACTTGGCGTGCTCGTCAGGCTATGTGCCGATTGAAACCCATTCAGAAGGATGCTTAATCAAAGAATAAAGATAATCAAAATCAAGCCTTCAAAGCATCAGTAAGTCAAAGTAATAAGTCAATAACGAGGGGCAACACTTGTTGCCCCTCGTTAATCGGTACTGATTATTGATTAACTGTGAGTAGTTATTGGCTGCTCGACTGATAAATAAGAAAAACCGTTCTGTGCCATGTATTAGGTTTACATTAAACCAAAATACAATTTGAGTATTGTATGTGAAAAAATATCCAATTCCCCAGCTTGATCTACCACTCTTACTTGCAGTGTTAATGCTTATGCTACTCAGTTCCATGACAGTGTGGAGTGCGAGTGGCTTTAGTGAAACAGTCATCACGAAACACCTTATTCGGTGCATGATCGCCCTATCTTGCCTTTTCGTTATGGCAGCCGTTCCACCACATTTATATCTGCGGTTTTCACCGCACTTATATTTGCTAACCGTTCTTTTATTACTCGCCGTCGCTTTAGTGGGTGATAGTACCAATGGTTCACAGCGTTGGCTTAAACTTGGCTTTATTCGCTTTCAACCTTCAGAACTAGTAAAAATCGCAATACCTATGGTCATTGCTTGGTTAATCCACATTAGTGGCGAGGCGTTAGATTTAAGGAAAATCCTTTACGCGCTATTACTGGCTGCGATTCCGACATTTTTGATCTTCATTCAGCCCGATCTTGATGGTGCGCTATTCGCCCTTATCTATATGTTCTTTGTTCTCTATTTCGCGGGAATAAGTTGGAAGATCATCGGCAGTATTGCCGCTATTGTTGCCACGCTCATACCCCTTATGTGGTTTTTTATCATGGAGGTTTATCAGAAAAAGCGGGTATTACAATTTCTAAACCCAGAGAGTGACCCTTGGGGAGCTGGCTATCAAATCATCCAGTCGCTTATTGCAATTGGCTCAGGAGGGATGCGGGGCAAAGGGTGGATGAATGCGAATCAGGGCCCTTTAGGGTTTATTCCTGAAAGCCAAACCGATTTTATTTTCTCAACTTATGCCGAGGAATGGGGATTCATCGGCAGCGTATTTTTACTGGCGCTGTACTTGTTTATTACGCTGCGTATTTTATGGATTTCATGCCAATCAGAGCAACTTTATAATCGCTTGTTATGCGGTTCATTGGCATTAAGCTTCTTTCTTTATACCTTCATTAATACAGGTATGGTCAGCGGCTTACTACCGGTTATGGGAAGTCCACTCCCCTTCTTTAGCTATGGCGGGACAGCGATGATCACCCAAGGGCTCACCTTTGGCATCATTATGGCGCTATGTCGGTCTCGCCCACACAGAATCGAAAAAAGTGGATAGCGCCTAATACCTAATACCTAATACCTAATACCTAATACCTTATTAGGCTCGAGACTAACTCGC from Photobacterium sanguinicancri includes the following:
- a CDS encoding ABC transporter ATP-binding protein is translated as MLSDTPNLQHQFMLVLGCAGMMIVRVYLVRIIHLDISLIGFDAGKKIRQQLGEHLRKMPMGFFQRTDFGSVNNTLLKDIDMIERIFTHLYAPIIATTSVLCFFALGLLLKDWRMGVAMMSTLPLACLAYLLTRAYARKWQSHMQYLMHQLNDAVMEYMDGLKELKSYRMMGKAFSRLDDVLTATQQQSLKAEKAAVWPVYSFNVLVEAGLMVLLVALTWAWLEQTIALPEVLLFLIAAVRFFRPLLNMSMFLAELNYLDLAVNRVNDVLDQPTLQHGDSQPKLDDMTITFKDVNFSYPGGQQPLFENLDLSIPSNKVTALVGPSGSGKSTIASLIARFWQLDSGEISVGIGTGKVDIANMPVEYWLRHLSIVFQSNYIFNDTLANNLRVAKADASDEELWRVIELAKLKNLVLDMDLGLDTEIGAGGMHLSGGEKQRLSIARALLKDAPFVILDEATASLDPENERDIQIAMQALVQEKTVLVIAHKLTTIQYADHILVLDKGKIIEQGEHCQLLNNQSLYCELWNLQQQAQSWHLAV
- a CDS encoding DedA family protein; translated protein: MFEATQEVLVAIWHQDFSVLLAPGSAILIYILVTLFIGLESSFLPAAPLPCDSIVVLTGTLAAVGVLNPFIAFPLLIIAASLGSWLAYSQGRWLNRLPIVQSWLDKIPDASMRTVDTLLTRHGLIALFSARFIPGVRCVLPMAMGMRAKEMPRFHYFAWLSATMWVGLLCGIGFLLPSLPEPISRLATMALMAAPVITLCLAILSFITWRARQAMCRLKPIQKDA
- a CDS encoding 4'-phosphopantetheinyl transferase family protein, yielding MNAFQPFFYQRLNIIYTPQLQKSVTKRQAEFLAGRLCVKLLMHRLLGYSTPVPISPDRSPSWPVGVTGSISHSNNHAIATLTQNQNKKTNISLGVDIQEIITSEQSDHIHTLISTPNEIALLQKNGLSLKCATTLLFSAKEAIYKSIYPHIKEIIGFNSVALIELNITEQKLTFSPSITLCKQFGISRNIYCQYRNTEDSNAIITFCIYQQ
- a CDS encoding TonB-dependent receptor translates to MNFNYTKLALAVGLSLSSLAVVAAENDDNQLETIVITAEKMTAESQKTPLSVSVLTDYEVERAGLENTFDIVKRTPNVSMIKAGNPSDASFLSMRGITPTMEGSQSVLFLIDGAMYQTFDTELLDIERIEVLRGPQGTLYGRNASSGVISIHTKDPDLFTEGSAGLTYGNYNQLKGTIISGGAIGNSDEWAYRTALQYSKNDGYFTRDYDNKDDVNKVKDFNGRLKVRWMPIDQPWDIIATVDAQNRRNGNMSFASLDNIEKDSHKVYSNFKGDAKADIYTSSIRATYAADNFDITSITAYTTEDKVDNQDLDFTQADGQELYIDSKISRVTQELRFSSSDERDLRWVGGFYYFNETAKNNIDMNMKAFNMFNTTKTEMKVSNYALFGNVNYQFAEKWEAIAGLRFDYQKVKFNYTDLWNMGFPNTQGDDEANFNEWLPKVGLNYYATNDVMMYASISRGYKSGGFNMLTPPNMSPKFDPEYTMNYELGMKSEWFDNRVRFNSAVFWIDWEDQQVEQQLYPKSFTQNAGSTVSRGIEAELSWLIQPGLTAWVNGGYNDAHFTDFAAKSYDNTGNVIGETDYTGNRPANAPKYTYSLGIDYNFLENYFVYTDYNVTGDFYFDNANENKQDAYGILNLRTGYTSDRLDVTLWAKNVLDEKYLTRAFPMGDGANQKWYGRSGDPLTVGATVNLKW
- the rodA gene encoding rod shape-determining protein RodA, whose translation is MLLSSMTVWSASGFSETVITKHLIRCMIALSCLFVMAAVPPHLYLRFSPHLYLLTVLLLLAVALVGDSTNGSQRWLKLGFIRFQPSELVKIAIPMVIAWLIHISGEALDLRKILYALLLAAIPTFLIFIQPDLDGALFALIYMFFVLYFAGISWKIIGSIAAIVATLIPLMWFFIMEVYQKKRVLQFLNPESDPWGAGYQIIQSLIAIGSGGMRGKGWMNANQGPLGFIPESQTDFIFSTYAEEWGFIGSVFLLALYLFITLRILWISCQSEQLYNRLLCGSLALSFFLYTFINTGMVSGLLPVMGSPLPFFSYGGTAMITQGLTFGIIMALCRSRPHRIEKSG
- a CDS encoding ABC transporter ATP-binding protein → MKGTPFSWLMELVVNQRRKLCLSMLLAVAYSLLTIVPYMIIYQLVDGFITDTITNSDTVWQLVLLTGAALLAKMGLQLASGLLSHKAAFQLLFELRQHVVDSVGRLSLGESNKQASASMKKIISDDVDRIETFVAHHLPDMAAAIVSPIVAALLLIYIDWRLAILVLLPLPIALSLQALMFKGFNLRVEEYHRVVSNLHISVVDFVASIPVVKAFNMTVDSHQKYRSAVDEHHKLVTRWLVDTKTPASLFKLSLDLGFLFLLPVGVWLYSQGDVTLSTLFIFMLLGVGLMEPLYNLIQFGGMFSEMLKGVEKIKIFCQIKPQSEGDQYQVISHTNICFNHVSFQHDNSSRKTLDDVSLSVNQGEITAIVGPSGAGKTTVAQLIPRFFEYQSGDISIGGKEITCYSLDQLMSLVSFVFQDVYIFEQSIKENIRMGNEALSDEDIINAAKAACAHDFILELPDGYETKIGQGSLSGGQAQRIAVARAVAKDAPILILDEATAYADARNEVRIQQAISSLMQGRTVLVIAHRLNTLTHVDKIVVMESGRVVSEGTHTELLKDCTLYQSMWQAHQETKVWRLGPSVKGSEIKTPSTLEGVE